TTCAAAATGAATGAAGTTCCTAGTTTGTATATTTTCAGTCACTTATATACTTTATCATGGCCCGAGGACTGCTGTATGGTTGGAATATGCATTGAATGATGACTATCAGCTTAGGCTTTTAGGATTGTTAGTAATTTATCATATTTGCATTGCGGGTGGTATTGATTTTGTATCTGTCTTTACTCTATACCTTCTATTTAAGTTAATAAATCTGTGTGTTGGATCCCACTCATtaatatagaataaaaattaaatttatcctCTTCCATCAGCATTGGCTTGTGGGATTatgataatttataaataaaaatctatattgGCAGCTTCCTGATTCTATGAAGCAAAGTCAAGCTGACTTGTATCTGGAAACGTATCAAGTTTTGGACTTGGAGATGAGTCGTTTGCGTGAAATTCAACGATGGCAAGCATCGGCTGCATCAAAAGTATGAGCTATTTGTTTActcttttgttttctgtttttaagCTTGATTCAAACTTCCAGTTCCGATTATAGGTGTTTTGTGATGCAGTTAGCTGCTGATATGCAACGCTTTTCTAGGCCTGAGCGCCGCATAAATGGCCCGACAATCACTCATCTCTGgtctgttttatttatttatatatttatttttggtttggaaCTGATTCCtcgtttttctgtttttgataCTACCTCATTTCAAGTGATGATGGCTAGTAGCTATCCCCTTAAGACATCTTTCTCTATTTTAGGTCCATGTTGAAGTTACTTGATGTCTTGGTGCAACTTGATCATCTCAAAAACGCCAAAGCAAGCATACCTAATGATTTCTCTTGGTATAAGAGGTATGGAAATCATCTTTGGTCTGTATTATTTTGCTATATCTTGGTTATATCTCCTAGGCTCCTTGAAATGGGTTTACATACTATTTCTTCTGTTTGTTCTTTTGATCATATTAATTGGGAATGCTCTTTTCATTGGGTCAGAAGATGTTCAAAGCAGAAATCTTAGGCAGGATAGACAATGAGAAAACGCACTGGAATTTTCATTTTCAGATACAAGGAAGTAGGTTTCTATTTAGTAAAACAACAGTGCTGAAGAAATGATGGGATTTCTTTCTTCCTTGATTGGGGATGCATGCTGGTTGACGGGTGCTGAAACTCCCTTTCCTTTCATGGTCTGGGTGTGCTTttgtatctaaaaaataaaaaaatgaataaggaTAGCAAGAGAAAGTCTATCCTGGTTTCAAGACTCATTGGGTGTCTGTGCATGTGATGTaccaatcaaaagaaaagaaagaaaagaagaacaagagGAAGCCTAAAGTAGTCACACCTAGAGTTTCCTTAGCATAAAACTAACGAAAGATTCCACACTCTGGCTAGCACTTCATAGTTGACTTTGCTGGTTGAAAGTTGTGGACTCCCAGTAATATAGGATTAGGAATGCCAAgcagcacacacacacacacacacacatatatagaaaAGCCAACAGGATCTTGCAATTGTACTTTGAAGAATGAAACTGAACTTAAAGCTATTAAAGACCAACTGTAGACATTATTCTCATTCTTGTTCCTTTTAGCATTTTTGCATAGACATTCTGTTAACCTCCAGctgaatttttagaaaatatttggaACACCTAACGTATTccttattataataataataataataataataatattattattattattatttatttatttattttaataaatttatgcTTAGGATAATactgaatttgaatttttttgtgcttAGGAATACAAGATATAGCTTAAGTAAGATCGGCCTTAGTGTCAATGAAACATTATTGTAGTCCAGGCTTAGTCCTTGTAATAGAATTTGATGCCCCAATTATTCAGttcaaaatttctaaatataCTTACAAGAAATTCTCCCCAAATTTCAAGCCTGTGGGgttaacaagaaaataaaacaaaactgaaaaataaaaattcataaaatgacAAGATTGAGTCAATGAAACACCTTTTACTTCACTGTTAAGTGGCCGAATATTTGGTTAGTTGTGTTTGCTTCATTCTAGGTAGCTTTGTTTATGCCGAAGACTACAATGGTTGCTGGAACACAAGAGTTCCAAGATATGGAAAGCGCTACCATTATGTGTATTTTGGAGAATGAGAGGAGGAATTGAACTTTTGATGGGATTGGACCCCCAAATCACGTTCTAAAGTAATTTAGTTGAAGGAAGGTATGACTGAATGACTATTTTGTGTAGTATCCTTGCATCCTCCTTTCTAGAATTTTTAGATCTTTAGAATCTTAGATTGTAATCACTTAGGGCACATTTGTGTATTTGAAGTAGTTCatcttttgaataaaattatgttacttatcagaaagaaaacaagatttgCTATTGATTTATTAACCCTTTTGATAAAATTTCTCCACAATTATTAGCagtttatttcttaaatttttttaattgaatattcACACAAGTCAGCATTCAATTTATCTCTGAATATTCAGGACATTCACACAAGTCAGCATTCAGTGGCAAGACACTGATTCAATGAGGGAGGAGTTAGATGATTTACAGGTGTGCGAGTGTGGTTCCCTTTGTTTCTTTACATGTAGATACAAGATGAATTTAATGTATGGCTGTTTTTGTttgggaacttttttttttttttaacccgggggggggggggggttggtttTACATTCACAATTGATATTGTGCCATTCTGCTAGTGGATTGATTGCAATTATCTTCTCACTATTTGTGCAGATTTTCTTAAGCACAAGGTGGGCTATCTTATTGAATTTGCATGTTGAGATGTTCCGTGTGAACAAGTATCCTGTctatgttactattatttttgatatattGACTACTGTGGAAAAATCTATATGATACCTGGAGTGATTACATTTTCCTTGTTTGATAGTTAAATTGATACATGTTTTACAACAAGGATAATAACGACAAATTTGTCTCAAAACACTGGCCACAATATTCTTCAATTATCATGGGACTGTTATTGCTTGGCATAAGTTCAGCTGCAAGTTCATGACTTAAATGTAGTTCTGGCTTGGTGCAAGTGCAACCCAAGGTTGAATAGGAGCCCTAAGGGTCTAGTTGTTGAAACATATGAATCCTTTTTCCATTTAATTCATTGTGTCATAGGGTTTGAAATAAACATTAAGAGAACatggatttcatttttttaacaaaatcttcTCGCTTTATCTTGTTTGATGGAATGGTTTTGCATTGAAATTTTACAGGCCTACCAGTGGAGAAGTTGCAACAGACATCCAAGTAGATGGAGCAGCCTAAGCTCACAGAATGGCCTTCTAAGAAAGACATAGGCCATATGTTTGAGTTTATAGCATGTTATGTTGCATGTGAAAGAGCTAATGTCTCAAAAAGTGTCTGAGTCGATTTTAGAATACTTgacatcacaaaataattttccaactagTGTTTCCTCTCATCACATAACTTCAACAAGAAGGGAGAAGCGGTGCTTGCCCTTCTAGATTTTATATggtttgtggtttgaaattttgttcaattgctgatctcactttttttttagtttgagcCACAAAGCTCTTGGTTGATAATCTCACATTTGGTTAAATTTCCATGATGACATCAATGAGTTATCTGCGGGGTGTTTGGGTTATAGAGACTAGTtacaaagattttattttttacttttataatttgtaaaCTCCTTATATAGTATAAATTGCCTTAATCGGCTCGcaatggtttttcttttggagatgTTTTTTCCACTTTATCATTTGGTGCATTGCCAATTTGTGGTTAATAATCACAATCTTGCGGAAGACAAAATtgagataaattgataattaatcaataatttcGGTGGATTGTCAACTAAGGTTAAAATTTgtatcttatttaaaatttacaagaaaaagaaaaagaaaaaaaagaaacaaaagcagaGAGTTAAGGCGTGACGTGTAggaaattatttgatttgagaaaaaaagctcggtggtttagttgtttcaaATGTTAGATCTGTTCAGTGGGGCTCATGGAACCTTTGGAAGTGGAATGCCAAAGGATGATCAGAGTCTTTGATGACAATGGAGATGGACGAATTGATTTCAAAGAATTTGccaaagaatttaaataatgacaTTCAGTATTACGTTAGAAAAGCGAGTTTTACTCACGTAATATTGAGTTTAGACCGTAATTTTCACCAAGCACttataattcttgcaaacactaatacaagtacatcttttcataacataccaacaacgaacaacagggaaaaaatgagcaagtgatttcctataaacttagccaaaagtaatgaacaattcatctttagatttgcaaaaggTGCACGTACAATAGGATCATTTGCCCTCACgatcaacaacattttgtattgcacaaaacgtgtagacatcaacaacaacgttgaatgttcgtaggtagaaatttttggaagtcaacattgcttgaatctgagaagtctgaaatgtcactttcatcatctaacgcagtaatttcattaatagactttatggctcgctcttgcgccttcccctgtagatgcttcctagctttttggactgcatgaaaacggtctaaccgcctttgcatttgattgttttcttgttcaaggcgagcaagtatgttggcaggctcatctctaggtaactcggctgagcgtgccttaggaactcgtaacccgtgccatcgacaatacacctccaactcacacctcttctcgtatagggttgaccatggtggttctgctacggtgaactccattgcggtggtatctgtacttagttttgtaggtttgccgaccatgatgtggctaacgcttccaagactctcgtacgtgtatattggcatatttacgaaatctctcttctttccaacccatttccctctatagtggtctgtgtatgtttgtagttgttgatctgctggaacttgtgataattcatttgttgaagtagattgaaacttgtttctacgtgtacgagatgatgttgaggcgttgcgactcatagcttactcaacctacaaagttagtggtgtaggaataagaaaagaattgtggtacatttataacctcattccactgtgtattcaataataaaatttaatatattcaggcttgtcatgtcaatacaggctggaaaaccactacatgaattttttgttcaaatgttcccaatgtcacagTGAGATTCTCTTATTCTGGGCAGTAGTTGCAGTGTACTGCCATGACTATTCAGCTGAACAGTATTCATGTGAAGAGTATTTAGCATGCTTGTGTTTCATCTGACATGAACTTGACAAGACAATACCgagttgtgttaaatgcatcataaacttttcagggGTCTTTTGCATCCTTGAAAGCAGTGCATTGCAAAATGATGCAGATCTGTTTATTGACGTGAGTGTGAATGATATGACTAGATAGGGTTCAACAGTGCCGAgctattgagcagcacatgtagcactatgaatatcagtgtagcaatggtggacagctgacccccaaactcgagaatttgttttaataaatttagattttgaataagggctctcaacctaaacttgttgtctccaattatatatgtaagtacaCAAAGATGGATCTTCCTGAtcaaaatggaacaaagtggactgaatggaccaaattagaccgaatcagaccaaatcagaccaaatcagaccaaataattagaccaaattatccaaatcagaccaaacaattagaccaaaatatccaaatcagaccaaatcaggccaaatcagaccaaatcagaccaaatcagaccaaattagaccaaaatagaccaaatcagaccaaatggACCGATTTTATTTTCCACTATAACTCCAGTATTAAAGAATCGAGATACCAAAGGAATttgagttttagagactcgattttcactaggcaaatttttttccccaacagcatgctctgtttcaggcagagaggcagagaggcatgccctgtttcaaaaaaatttgcccagtggaactcgagtctctaaaactcgattttcactgggcaaatttttttccccaacagcatgctctgtttcaggcagagaggcatgccctgtttcaaaaaaatttgcccagtggaactcgagtctctaaaactcgattttcactgggcaaattttgTTCCCCaacagcatgctctgtttcaggcagagaggcatgccctgtttcaaaaaaaatttcccagtggaactcgagtctctaaaactcgattttcactgggcaaatttttttccccaacagcatgctctgtttcaggcagagaggcatgccctgtttcaaaaaaatttgcccagtggaactcgagtctctaaaactcaattttcactAGGCAAATTTTGTTCCCCaacagcatgctctgtttcaggcagagaggcatgccctgtttcaaaaaaaatttcccagtggaactcgagtctctaaaactcgattttcactgggcaaatttttttccccaacagcatgctctgtttcaggcagagaggcatgctctgtttcaaaaaaatttgcccagtggaactcgagtctctaaaactcgattttcactgggcaaatttttttccccaacagtatgctctgtttcaggcagagaggcagagagggatgccctgtttcaaaaaaatttgcccagtggaactcgagtctctaaaactcgattttcactgggcaaatttttttccccaacagcatgctctgtttcaagcattgttttacaatgtaaatgcactcaaatcacaacaaagtcattctcaatatatcaccattctaaacatgtccaactacgcttaatttgcaattctaaccatactactcaaatcacaatcttcatagaggtacattggatagagaattacaagtacattcaacaacaatcaaaaagttcacatagagcCAATACAGCCAATACAACGTAGTCACTTTTCCTAAGATCAGCGGTCCGCATGACAAAAACGTCGTCCATGGAAGGATGCCTGAAAAACGTTGAGAATTTAcgttaggagacaagatagtaaacattaggtaaacatcgaatgaacaacaattatttaaccgatgcataactttttgccaacctacctagtgtggaacatggccgcttgtggaagcaccacgggactgcggacattttctgcggttatgcccggaagcatgacacagtccacatgtctgcttcgattgactctctatcaaatctgcgtcctccctccgccatcccggttcttgatccttattcctcactccatccatctcattccttattcgtgacttcaccggtcgacctttggcccgcaacaatgccggattaggcaaccactttggccccatgggatccctccataatgactgtgacttaggaaccacaaatgcatgctcataagtgttaagggcatggttcaaaccataacatgggtgaatatacgtggtcgaatcaatatgtaaatagtcacatactctaattgcatgtgaacacgggatccctatattttgccatttcccacaactgcatgttttttcccgtaaccgaacttcgtaactgtggtttccccctcttgCGCTACACACGTTGAGTtgggtaactacttgaaatatcagctcttcattgctaaatggcttgagatagtgtttctcagatttacgcttatttccatcccacgtggataaggcatattcactccatttcttaccctctgacaacttataatggtattctttgtgctggtcgtggaaatattgaacaattttgctccaagtgaactcaaccaacgcggcaataggaaggccccgtgcacctttcaggacaccattgaaacactctgatatattggttgtcattgctccaaaacgtctcccaccatcgtatgactgggtccacatgtccacatcctcgctcattaggtatgtgtatggaagataattttgattcttttccttaccatccctccccgtcaccttcttcttcttcctaatggcctcaatttccacctgcttaatggagtccattatggtagcaaatttaactacctgactagcatatcccgctttcaacgccgctgactttagagtcgagttctaaaaatgggtgttgaagttgctagcaacatgtcgaagacaatatctatgaaatacccctgcttttccatcatcccttctaggccagtttgcaatggcgtttttgataccgagatgtcggtcagaaattatgcaaatgccgtCGTCGAGTATCGTGGCCAATCGTTTCTCTGAGGCatcgtaaaaaccacctccaactggaccctaactcacaatccacaacagcaaaggcgagagggaataccttgttgttagcatcggttgccattgcgaccaacaacttttcctgatatttaccatacagatgggtcccatcaatactgataacCGGCTTGCGCATTTGAATCCCGATatgcatggaccgaaagaccaaaacacataatgcaacaatacggtgtgatcttcatcggtgggtgtgacacgatagcaaaactgggtagtcgggtcctgatcaatatatgccattagcaacttttgcagccTTTGGGAAGATTCTTCCCAACCTCCAAACATAAGcgcaatcgccttttgtttcgcatcccataccttgtagtaagaaggcttatggccattatatttcgcctctatcagagatctgagatgcttaatttgagtggtGTGATCCTCAAGTAACTTGTTATAGATTTctgctgcaataaaattacaactcatcattctaccatcatttcgcaccccagtcagtatacacgtgtgaggacccacatacacggtgaccatccatagattttGGAGCTCAGACTTCATAACTgcgtagacataccacttgcatgactcatgcacgcatttcgcacaaaaatttttcctcgtcgacctagtgatcttaaactgtttgttttccttgagggcacaaattgttaatacgcgcttcacctccactttactggcaaaagtcaaccctttgcacaaattcatcccctctctccaagtagacacaaatggcatctcaatatgcgaagga
This portion of the Castanea sativa cultivar Marrone di Chiusa Pesio chromosome 7, ASM4071231v1 genome encodes:
- the LOC142644172 gene encoding protein PIR-like; translation: MLPFVEYSDVSAYRLSLSEDTKALNQLNVLIQEGKDMASVLYTYRSCVKALPQLPDSMKQSQADLYLETYQVLDLEMSRLREIQRWQASAASKLAADMQRFSRPERRINGPTITHLWSMLKLLDVLVQLDHLKNAKASIPNDFSWYKRTFTQVSIQWQDTDSMREELDDLQIFLSTRWAILLNLHVEMFRVNKYPVYVTIIFDILTTVEKSI